In Desertibacillus haloalkaliphilus, one DNA window encodes the following:
- a CDS encoding ATP-binding cassette domain-containing protein, protein MGEIRLDNVYKIYDGDVTAVTDFNLHIQDKEFVVFVGPSGCGKSTTLRMIAGLEDISKGDLYIG, encoded by the coding sequence ATGGGTGAAATTAGATTAGATAATGTTTACAAGATTTATGATGGGGATGTAACCGCTGTTACTGATTTTAATTTGCATATTCAAGATAAAGAGTTTGTCGTATTCGTTGGTCCATCAGGTTGTGGTAAGTCTACAACGTTACGTATGATTGCAGGACTTGAGGATATCTCTAAAGGAGACCTTTATATCGGCGA